The sequence TCGCCAGTAAGCAGAGTCAGGGTCAGGTCTTGCAATGACACATTGTCATTGCAGCGCAACAAGAATTACATATGGAGAACGTCGATTTTGACCACTACTGAATTCCTTTTTCAATCTTCTTTATCGCTCTACTGACTGTGGAATAATGGTAAGCGTCGCTCCGCGACCGTCTTGACGTATTCAAGAAGGAGAATTACCCCTTCAGTCGCCGGATGCGCAAGTTTGCGGAGTTGATATCGAATCCTTCCGGATCGAATGCGCCGCCGACCCAGCGCAACATGTCGATATGCTGCTCATGTTTGGGATCAGCGATGGCGTTGACGAATTCACCGTAGCCAGGGATTCCGCCGACGTCCTCCGGGGGGCAAGCGCGTTGACCAGCCACGCAAAGCGAACCCTTCCATGCAGGATTTGCGTCTTGCACATTCTCCACCACCACCCGGTGCAGCCAATCGTCGCCGAAATCGTATTCGTAGACGAATTCGCGTATGTTCCCGGCAAGCACGGACGATAGCTTGATTCCCTTCTCGTCGATCAGCGTCATGTCGCCATACGGATCAGGTTCGCCATACTGTTCAGCATCGATATGAAATTGATGCAAGTGAGAATTGGTCCAGCCCATGGCGCCCTGGATGGCGCGATGTAGTTTAGGCAAGGTGATCGTGGTCGGCACCAGCAAGCGGCGCCAGATCAAAGGCTCAATACGCGTCAGTTCGAGACGCAAACTATAGTAGTTTGTCGGTAGGCTCATGCCGAAATTATAAAGCAGTGTGACGACGCAAAGAACCGTGCGTCAATCGCGAAGTTTAAACAGCGAGATGCGCTGGGACGGCCAGCATCGATGCGACATTCCAAGGCAGGAATTCGTCAACTCGATTGACCGGATGGTCAGCGATGTGCGTGAGCACATGACGCAGATACGCTTCGGGATCAATGCCGTTTAACTTGGCAGTGCCGATCAGCGTATAGATCGCTGCGGCCCGCTCCCCACCGCTGTCGGCTCCAGCAAACAGGTAGTTGCGTCGTCCAATCGCAATTGCGCGCAGCGCACGTTCGGCAGCCGAATTATCAATCTCGACGATTCCGTCGTCACAATAGCGCGTCAGCGCTGGCCACAAGTTCAGGGCATACATGATCGCCGCCGTCGTATCGGATTTGCGCGATAGCGTTCCCAGGATGGCTCGCAACCAGGCCTCTAAGTCATCCAGCAATGGACGCGATCTTGCGCGGCGCACCGACAAGCGCTCATCGGGCGGCTGGCCCCGAATGTCCGCTTCAATCACGTACAACTCTCCGATACGGCGCAGGGCCTCGGCCGTTACTGCCGACGGCCGCGCATCGTGCAGATCGAAGAATTTGCGCCGGGCATGCGCCCAACAAGCTGCTTCGTGGATGCGACCGGTCTCATAGACGGCGTTGAAGCCGGCATAAGCATCAGCCTGCAGGATGCCGGCAAAGGGAATCAAATGTGTCTGCGCATGGATGCCTTTGCGGTCCGGCGTATAGGCGAACCAGACAGCCGGCGGGATCGTTGCGCCGGAAGGCCTGTCATCGCGCACATAGGTCCACAATCGGCCCGTCTTGGTCTTGCCATTGCCCGGGGCCAGTACCGGTACCGGCGTATCGTCGGCATGCAGTTTATGACCGGCCATGACGTGGTGGCGTACCGCATCGACCAGAGGACGCAGCAGATTGCTGGAGGCACCGACCCAGTCGGCCAATAGCGACCGGCTCAATTCCACACCCTCACGGGCATAGATCACAGATTGCCGGTACAACGGCAAATGATCGGCAAACTTCGATACCAGAACATGGGCCAGCAGGCCGGGACCGGCCATGCCGCGTTCGATGGGCCGGCTCGGCGCCGGAGCTTGCACGATGCTATCGCAGCAGGCGCAAGCCAGTTTGGGACGAATATGGCGGATCACCTTGAAGCTGGCGGGAATGAATTCCAGTTGCTCTGATACATTTTCGCCTAACTGACGCAGCTCACCGCCACAATCGGGGCAGGCGACAGCGTCGGGCCTGTAAACCTTCTCTTCGCGGGGCAGATGCGATGGCAATGGCTTGCGCTCCGGACGGGTACGTATGGCACGCCCGCGACGCTCCATCTCTACAGCGGCCTCTTCCTCATCGGCCTGCAAATCTTCCAGTTTTAATTCCAGTTGTTCGATC comes from Collimonas pratensis and encodes:
- the tnpC gene encoding IS66 family transposase encodes the protein MPSHAALPDDIDALKAMIRERDDMVEALREELSGRKVEIEQLKLFIAKLKRMQFGRKSEKLDRQIEQLELKLEDLQADEEEAAVEMERRGRAIRTRPERKPLPSHLPREEKVYRPDAVACPDCGGELRQLGENVSEQLEFIPASFKVIRHIRPKLACACCDSIVQAPAPSRPIERGMAGPGLLAHVLVSKFADHLPLYRQSVIYAREGVELSRSLLADWVGASSNLLRPLVDAVRHHVMAGHKLHADDTPVPVLAPGNGKTKTGRLWTYVRDDRPSGATIPPAVWFAYTPDRKGIHAQTHLIPFAGILQADAYAGFNAVYETGRIHEAACWAHARRKFFDLHDARPSAVTAEALRRIGELYVIEADIRGQPPDERLSVRRARSRPLLDDLEAWLRAILGTLSRKSDTTAAIMYALNLWPALTRYCDDGIVEIDNSAAERALRAIAIGRRNYLFAGADSGGERAAAIYTLIGTAKLNGIDPEAYLRHVLTHIADHPVNRVDEFLPWNVASMLAVPAHLAV
- a CDS encoding plasmid pRiA4b ORF-3 family protein gives rise to the protein MSLPTNYYSLRLELTRIEPLIWRRLLVPTTITLPKLHRAIQGAMGWTNSHLHQFHIDAEQYGEPDPYGDMTLIDEKGIKLSSVLAGNIREFVYEYDFGDDWLHRVVVENVQDANPAWKGSLCVAGQRACPPEDVGGIPGYGEFVNAIADPKHEQHIDMLRWVGGAFDPEGFDINSANLRIRRLKG